Genomic DNA from Vanrija pseudolonga chromosome 3, complete sequence:
gtAGTCGGCAGAAAGACCTGACATCAAACCTGGGAGTGTACATCTTAGCGGCTGGCCCGAGTCGAAGCCTGTGGCGTGGCCCGAGTCAGTGGCCGTAGTTGAGCGCTGTAGTCGAATGGCGGCCCGTAGTCGATATCTCTAcggcccggcggcgcccGTAGTTCATGCCCGCGTCGAAAAGCCACATCCTCTGTTCGATCCGTAGTTTAAATCTGGTTCTGTGGGCCTTGGTGGCCACCAAACCCTCGGTGTCGCTGAGACGAGATGGCGTGGACTCGGCCTCTGGGTGATGCCGATTGTTGCGCGTTGGTTCCAGATTGATTTGGCCTGGCTGGGATGTTCGGGCTGCAAGTTCGCTTTCTGCATTGACAGGTGGCACTAGTTAGAGGAAGGAGGCGTCAGAGATGGGAAATACATGACCCTGCCCATCGTGTCACGCGTACAGCGAGGTGTCAGCTGCCAAGTGCGGCGCGAAGAGAGAGAGCGCCGACCACGGCCAGCTCATCAACATTCCACCGTCCGTTTTGTTGCTTCCCCCCCCCCAGTCATTCATGGTTGGTCAGATCCCCACCCATCGCCGCTCACATACGTGCGTGAGCGATCCCgagcatgtcgtcgtcgccgatcCGATCCCGATCGCGCGCGTTGGCGATCAAGGGCACAGACGcgcagtgtgtgtgtgcgccgTCGGCAGGCACATGCCGCGCCATGTGCTGCACCACTACCTCTATGCAGTATTCGCATGCGAAGGTATCAGTGCAGCAGAAAGCCCCGTACCACTGTGCTGTTGGGCCAAAGCATGCTACCATAATCGCGACGTTAGACGCCTTCCGCCCCCAGCCGACACCGGAGTCGTTCCCATGGCCACGTAGTGGTAAGATCGCGAGTCACTGTACCCCTACTCCCAGGCAGGGCGACTCCTGCGCCCGTGTTTCAACTCGCGAGGTTACAGGTTGCAATGTTCCTCGCGTTCGGGCGGGTGGAGACAGCTGGGCCTTTTGAGTGAAACCTTTTCGGGCGGGTGTTTCGGCTTTTGTTTGGCTGGTGGTGTCTCCCAGTTCGTTGGGCCAAAGTCAGTGTCGTTGTGGCTGCTGGACTGGAATGACGACAGCATGTTCCCAGTGAGGTTATGGGGATGGCAGGTAAGTGGAGAGGGGTTGCAGGTCAGCTAGCTGTCGGCCGCCACGAAGTAGCGGCGAGTTGAGTTGTCGGCCCAACCCGCCGCCAATGACGCTAGCATACCGCGTAGTGTCGGAGCGCGTCAGCGGTCATATCTATCGCGCGGCCCCTCATGACCCCGACGCGTGCAGTGTCGCAGTAGACGGCGCGACTGGTATGAGAGGTTGGAGGAGAAGGCACAGAAGATTGAGTCCAATGCCAGCTGCTGACAAAGAGGCCCAAGCCCAGCACGCACACAACCTTGCCCCACACTCTCGACCCCACCGACACCATCGTCGGCATGCCCGACGCATCAGCGCGGCGTagcgccctcgcctcgcagcGTCCGACACGAACCCGACAGAATAATGTCGCAATGAATGAGTGAGTGtcggccgccccgccgacacgcctccacctccaccaaACCCCGCAAATCTACTTACgtccggcgccgcgccgcgcccaccagCATACCCCACCAAGACAATGCACGCCCCCACCCATGCCCAAATCAAagcgcgccccgcgccccacTGCGCCCGGGCACACGGCCACAAGCGACATCCCACTGCGTGCGCGCGATAATATCGACAAtgccgcgcgtgcgcgggggtggcgcTTGCGGGGTCCCCAGGGCAAGGGGGCACGTGAGCAGCGAACTAGCGGTGgcgcgtcggtcggtggagtgtcgtcggcgcgtcggcatGGAGTCGTTGGTGTGGAGTGcgccgtgtgtgtgtcggCTTGACGCATGTGCGCGGACACCGGTCTGctccccgcctcctcgcccagaGTGGTGCGTGGACCAGCGTCGGACATACACTGCCTGCCCGCCACGCGGGTCGGGATCACAGCCCGCCCGGCGCTCGCCACCGAAAGGAGCAATGTCACAatcgccgctgccgtgcGGCGCTGTCTGTCTCCCTCTCATGTCCTGCGTGCTGGGTctgcggcgcgacgctctACGGcggccgcaccgccgccgccgcgtcgcgagAGCAAGGCAGATGTGCATGCATGTACATGCACGCCAAGCCCCCGCTGCCAAGTTTGCACAGAGCCTGGACTCGAAGTGAGACAGCCCACGGCCCGTGAGACCCTGAGACTTACTTGACCTGCCGAAAATATCAtttcaccgccgccgccccgcttTTGTATTCGGGTTTATCGGGCCATTAGGGGGTCACAAGGGAAAGATTACagccgcgcgggcggccgcggcgtcgacaggCGGGGAGATAATCTGGAAGCAGGCAGCTCCAAGTGGAtgcacgacgacaacaacttGACTgccctgctgcctgctgaTTGTTCGCTCCAACATTACTCGTCCTTTCGTCAAGCAAGATaacccgacgacgactagaCTTTGACTCTGCTCATATCATCATCACTCGACTTTGACATTGTATCTTTCTCATCActctctcgctctcgacaCCACCTCgagacaccaccaccaccccttAACCCGCCACACCAgccacccagcaccaccaccaacaaccATGACTcccaccactaccaccaccacctcgcagcCCATCCCCCAGGCCAACGCGGTCGCCTCTacgtccgccgcgtcgaccccctcggcctcgccacAACAGGCGACAAGTATGCCCGGCGCGGCCACGACCCCCGGGCAGCTCGAGGGCCGCCTCAACGCGCTGCTCTCGAGCTTCGACATTGGCACGCATGGGCTCTGTCGCGAGGAGCGCAGAACCGGCGAGTTTGGTGAGTGCGCTCGTGGGCGAGCGTGCGGGCGTGCGAGTgtgcgaggccgccgagctgcacaaCACGCCGTGTGTGCGCGTGTGCATCCACtcgctccgccccgcccccgccgccccgtccAGCCCCCCGAGCCCAGCTAACACCCCCCAGCCAAGCCCCACCCCCAAACCAAGCCCGCGGCCCCGCGCGAcccctcgccatcgcgctcgccgctcctCTCACTGCTGAGCCTGACGCGCCCGCGCATGAGCGTGAGCGGTGCGTCCACCAGCGCGCCCACAACGCCGCGCGGGAGCATTGCCCTGCCTTCCCccgggctcgacgcgctcagcACCGCCAACCCGTTCAACAACGCCGTTGCTGCGCCCCGCGGCCGCCCGACGATGGAgacgcagcgccgccactcgCATTTCGACCCCGGTCGCGAGCCCAAGCTCCACGGCCTGTTCTGAGCCGCTCCCACACGTTGTATATAGCTGTTCTTTCGTCCCGCCACGCGGCCctggcgcccgccgccacccgccacctCACCCACCTATCCGCCAATAATACCACTCATGGCCGCAGCCACACCACTTCATTGTTGTTCCCCGATTGATTGTATGCGCATGCATTAGTAGAGCTGTGAGGTGACACGGGGAGGGGGTTGTGGTTCTGTTTGCACATGACGCCCTTGCTGCATacgacgctgctgctcgcgacacgcacacgccgacgacgccgacgcggtgtCAGTGGCGGAAGTAAAGCGGGCCTAGGCCCAGTCGCCATACAGCAGCACACAAGTATTACCACATAGcgcacgctcgcgagcgtgcgCAATACAAAGAAAGTCTATAGAGTTCGGGGGTGCGGCGTGCACTACGACAGGATCTGGCGGGTTAGTATTCCGACAGCGTACCAGCACCCACAGCAAGCAGCACAACGAGGATGACCACAACAAGGATGAGGAGCAGGCACACGGCCCTCCGGCCCGCCTTGCGCTGGTACTCGTGTGCGGTGGTgagctcctccgccgcggACGAGGTGTGCGCGGCCACGTTGGTGATGTTGGACTCGATGTTGTCTGggggtgtgtcagcgggcGCGAGTGAGCTGGAAGGGGCGGAGCTATTCGACTTGGAACACTTAGCTCCTGCCCCGGCTCGGGCCTGCGGCCCTCGCCAGACAAACGCACCAATCAACCCCCCCTGATGCTCGACAATAGCCCCAAGGTCCCTAAAGATGTCGTTGAGCTCGTGGATCCCGCTCTCAATCTCGCggatctcgccctcgcgctcggctaTCAGCTGTTCCTGgaactcgagctcgtgctggCTGATCTGGGGCGCGAGGGCCTGGGTTTGGGTTTGGACCTGTTCGAGTTCGACAGAGGAGCGGGGCTCGTTGTGGCTGCGTGGGGGTTAGCCCTGCAAAGGCTGTACAGGCAATGGCCGGCGACTGTCGCTCACCGCGACCGCTgcgcggccgctgctcgcgcctACTcacgcctcgtcctccgccgcctcgacagCCCGCTTCTGCACCTCGACCGTCGTGCGCTGCTTCTCCACCGACAGCCGCTGGACGCGCTGGAAGCCCTGCAGTGCGGCAGTGTACTCGCGGGACAGTTTCGCCTGGACGGGTTTACGCGCGGCCTGGGACGGTGTCAGCACAGCCCGGCTcacgcgccacgccggcTCACCTGGCCTGCCCCGCCAGTCGGGAACGCAGCGAGCAccttgacgtcctcggtCGAGCGCTTGACCATGTCGCGTGTCGACTCGGTGAGGTTGTGCCTgggggaagggagggggGTCAGCCTTGCCGTTCTGTGTCGTGCCAAGCGCAGCCGCCGGCCtacggccgtcgtcgcgcccgttGTCGCACTCACAACGCCGTGCGCAGCTGCGGCGCATCGCCCGCACCACCAAGCTTGTCAACCAGCTTCTGGATACCCTGGACGTTGGTCTGGATCTTGAAGATCTGGATGGAGACCGAGTCCTTGACCTTTGTGaatgcgtcgtcgtctgcgagcgtcagcgagcgaacGAGCCGCGAGGGGAACCATTGCAttgcaggcaggcagcaggcgggGGCCGGCACTCACCTCCGCTACCAGCGCcggggagcagcggcgcgccgccctgcccgcgctcgaggtcgttgaAGCTCatttcgtcgtcgtcgagtgtGTGTTGCTGGCTGTggacgatgacgagcgcgATGCGTTTGAGGGGGTTaggtggcgacgacgaaggcGGCGGGAGCAAATGGCAGGTACGGGCAGTCGATCCGAAGCGACTCTGGCTGCCTTGGTGCCTACAACCGCCGTCATCGATCACGACCCAGCAACACCGCAACCACCACATCACATCACACATCACACCCACGACCATGGCCTCTGCCGCAACATACCCCGACACCCTCCCGGACGTCtcctccgcgcgcgcgcagcacgcccaacagcgccgcgaggcggtcCGGCaacgcgtgcgcgcgagcctgccgccgctgccggaACTGCGCTTCGAGCAGGCATACCTCCGTTCCGTGCTCCCCGCGCTCTCGCCATCGCAGAAGAGCGACGGCAGTGCGTCGGTCGCGATTGTGCGGGGGCACGGGGTGGACGTGCAGTGGGGCAAGGTCGCTTGGATCACGGTTCGGGATCAGGTGGGTTGCGTGGGCCGCTGGACGGCGGAGCCGGCCAGCCCTGTGAGATGGTGTCGCTGACGCCGTGTGTTCGCTTCCTCGCTCGACTTGACTCGATCTCATcccacccgccctcgccgctcgctccgctcgcggCTCTAGGTCATCTCGCCCCTCCTCCAAGGCGTCTTCTGGGGCCTGCTCGGCatcgtcgcgggcggcgcgcagacGTCCctccgcgcggcgctcggctgGCCCTCGGCAAGCAAGGCCAAGGCATAGGGTGTGGACGGAatgggcgacggcgtgataggacggcgcggcgcgtacgGCGCGATACGGGATAGGATCATAGGGAAGACTGGACGACAACACGGCAGACACAATACGATAGAGGGCAAGAtagaagcagcagcatctCGGCCCGGCACTGGCGTGCCGGCCCCTTTACACCCCGCACCCATGCATATGCTAGCTGGCCGGCCCACACACTACTGATCACTTatccttgacctcgacaaACGACGGGCGGAGGTCCGAGATCttgttggcgccgaggaggcggagagCGAGCTCGATCTCCTGCTTGAAGACTGCGCGGGTGTTAGCTGTGTTTGGCCCCCGCCTGCCCCACCCCTCCCACTCACTGTTcacggcgtgctcgacgccctcctcgcccgcgacGCTCTGCGCGAACAAGaagccgcggccgacgccgacgccgttcgcgccgaggcagagcgccttgacgacgTCTGTGCCGCGGTGGATGCCGCCGTCGATGAAGATCTCGAACCGGCGCGGGAGGGGCTtggcgctcgcgtcgtcggcaggcgTCAGGCGCTCGGGGTGCGCGAGGCTTTCGGCGGTGGGgccggtcggcgcgcggAACTCGGGCCGGAGGAGCTGCGGCGCGTGTTTCCTGATCTCTAGCAACACGTCCAGCGACGGgcgtgtcgtgtcgagcTGCCGGCCGCCGTGGTTCGAGATCAGGATGCCGTCCGCGCCAGCGTTGTACGCCTGCAGTGCGTCCTCGACCGTCTGGACACCCTTGATCATGATGGGGATGGACGTGATGCTGCGGATCCACCTGGCGAGTGTTAGTTTGTGGCAGTGT
This window encodes:
- the pep12 gene encoding Syntaxin pep12; this encodes MSFNDLERGQGGAPLLPGAGSGDDDAFTKVKDSVSIQIFKIQTNVQGIQKLVDKLGGAGDAPQLRTALHNLTESTRDMVKRSTEDVKVLAAFPTGGAGQAARKPVQAKLSREYTAALQGFQRVQRLSVEKQRTTVEVQKRAVEAAEDEAHNEPRSSVELEQVQTQTQALAPQISQHELEFQEQLIAEREGEIREIESGIHELNDIFRDLGAIVEHQGGLIDNIESNITNVAAHTSSAAEELTTAHEYQRKAGRRAVCLLLILVVVILVVLLAILS
- the SPAC14C4.01c gene encoding putative protein; translated protein: MASAATYPDTLPDVSSARAQHAQQRREAVRQRVRASLPPLPELRFEQAYLRSVLPALSPSQKSDGSASVAIVRGHGVDVQWGKVAWITVRDQVISPLLQGVFWGLLGIVAGGAQTSLRAALGWPSASKAKA